atatataattatgtataaataagagttttaggtttaggattatatcacttaaatcacatatataatttgtttcatttcatttacttttctttactcattcctagtttataattggatgattagcacattaatttgtgtcaattattaattcaataatatatatatatatatgagatgaacaacatatcacatcaccaaatataatcatatcacgaaacataatcgtaccaccaaatataatcatgtttttcttgaacacatcaccaaatatttgcatatttattcataccatcctttaaaaaaatatatttttttgatacgtattatttttttaaacgtaTTAcggtctaattatgtaataacctcaaaaataatacttggttttaatatttttgtggaaaatcttattaagttgtgtgactttatgggtgttttatgaattttgtttgatgtaaaaatattggaattaagtgagtttaatatcaaatttggactaaaatgcccttatgattaagtttatgattttttttttaatgaagtaggCCCGTTTAAGTCCAGCCGGGGCTCATGGGTCGgacttgggctttgaattttctaaaaaaatccgGTCCGATCCGGCCCAATATTTTCTCTATCCTCTTTAAAGCCCGGCCCGGTCAAGCccattaaataaagaaatgcaagaaacttcAAATTGATATATCATTACGTACCTTTGCCGTTAAAGGTATACCAGCACACTTTCTGGCAATCTCCCTTCCAATTGTTTCTAGATCTTTTGCAATAGGAGCATTACCATCTGGAAATGCTCTTTTCTTCAATATGTCCCAACAATCATCAACAGATAGACTTCTCAAAACATACATTGGAATTACTTTTTTCGTGATTGATGCAACACTGGCACTGCGCGTAGTGACTATAACAACGCTTCCCTGGGCACTACGAAGTTTTGACAAACAAGTCATCAAATTGCTCCATTTTTGAGGATCTTCGTTCCACACATCATCAAGCACAAgaaaatatctctttttttccaattcttGTACTAGGTTTTTAAGCAATGCATCTAGGCGTTGTATCCCAGCCTTTGTTGGGTTAAGATATTCTAATATCCAACTTAAAATCGAATTGACCTCAAGAGTGTTAGATACACACACCcatattttcttctcaaaatgTCCACCAATAGAATCTTTATTGAATAGTGACCTAGCCACAGTTGTCTTCCCCAGGCCTGCCATTCCGACAATGGGCATTACTGAAAGATTTTCTTGATCCAAGTTGGAGTCTGTCAAGATTGTAATTATTATCTTTGACAGATCCTCATTCCTTCCAACGACGATTTCATCTTCCTCAAAGATTGAGTCGGTTTCTCTGGCCCCTCCAATTTCTGGAGGGGTTCGATCTATTTTCTTGGAAACTAGTCCAATGAAAGATGCCTCATATTTGAGATCCAAAAAAGATGCGTTGATGCTCTTGATTTTATGTGCCATTTTTTGACGAAACAAATGGGGATTGGAGCTGGAAAGGAAGTTGCGTacctttttcc
The window above is part of the Prunus dulcis unplaced genomic scaffold, ALMONDv2, whole genome shotgun sequence genome. Proteins encoded here:
- the LOC117613657 gene encoding putative disease resistance protein RGA1; this translates as MEAGKVLEVLYTFPVEGILNKLASLAAQEISLFRGFKKELTKLRQSLLEIQDFLGDVAHQPQERGRALKDWVRKLKDIADDADNVLDEINYEDLRRQVELSNQKRKKVRNFLSSSNPHLFRQKMAHKIKSINASFLDLKYEASFIGLVSKKIDRTPPEIGGARETDSIFEEDEIVVGRNEDLSKIIITILTDSNLDQENLSVMPIVGMAGLGKTTVARSLFNKDSIGGHFEKKIWVCVSNTLEVNSILSWILEYLNPTKAGIQRLDALLKNLVQELEKKRYFLVLDDVWNEDPQKWSNLMTCLSKLRSAQGSVVIVTTRSASVASITKKVIPMYVLRSLSVDDCWDILKKRAFPDGNAPIAKDLETIGREIARKCAGIPLTAKIQLLDLAPIPP